One window from the genome of Castellaniella sp. MT123 encodes:
- the cydX gene encoding cytochrome bd-I oxidase subunit CydX, with the protein MWYFSWILGLGLACAFGILNAMWFELREGHAHAPSVDPADVE; encoded by the coding sequence ATGTGGTATTTTTCATGGATTCTCGGCCTGGGCCTGGCCTGCGCGTTCGGCATCCTGAACGCCATGTGGTTCGAACTGCGCGAGGGTCATGCGCACGCGCCGTCAGTGGACCCCGCGGACGTCGAGTGA
- a CDS encoding HAD hydrolase family protein, with protein MNELPRFSHPAEAQVLARIAPEVRERARAVRMMVFDVDGILTDGSLWYGEHGEAVKPFNALDGHGLRLLREQGIRVAWVSGRKSAITARRAAELGISPALQGVHDKITTVEDLAREAGLGLQHVGYMGDDIIDLPVLQRVGFAASVPNAPFYVGQIAHWVSNLPGGSGAVRECCDLLLAAQGRLGACFTASLSTLGGAIQ; from the coding sequence ATGAACGAGCTGCCCCGTTTTTCCCACCCTGCCGAAGCCCAGGTTCTGGCGCGCATCGCCCCGGAAGTGCGCGAGCGCGCCCGTGCCGTGCGCATGATGGTGTTCGACGTGGACGGCATCCTGACCGACGGCAGCCTGTGGTACGGCGAACACGGCGAAGCCGTCAAGCCCTTCAACGCCCTGGACGGCCATGGGCTGCGCCTGCTGCGCGAACAGGGCATCCGGGTAGCCTGGGTCAGTGGCCGCAAGAGCGCCATCACCGCGCGGCGCGCGGCCGAACTGGGGATCTCACCCGCCCTGCAGGGGGTCCACGACAAGATCACCACCGTAGAGGACCTGGCCCGCGAGGCCGGCCTGGGCTTGCAGCACGTCGGCTACATGGGTGACGACATCATCGACCTGCCCGTCCTGCAGCGCGTCGGTTTCGCCGCCAGCGTACCCAACGCCCCCTTCTATGTCGGCCAGATCGCCCACTGGGTGTCAAATCTGCCTGGGGGCAGCGGCGCCGTGCGCGAATGCTGCGACCTGCTTCTGGCGGCGCAGGGCCGCCTGGGGGCCTGCTTTACCGCATCCCTGTCCACTCTGGGCGGTGCGATCCAATGA
- the cydD gene encoding thiol reductant ABC exporter subunit CydD codes for MNDRSSLEYDPAILQPATPDQARWLRDLARLARAPLALASTAPLLAGGLLVLQSWLLAHVLEAGFVQKASRDALLQPLAMIAALILARAALAWMAERAGARAAERIKHAVRRTLMRTLLAAGPSWTRRRASGELAGAVVEQTEALDGYFSRYLPSMAAAVVLPIAFSLIILPVDLIAGLLLLTTAPLIPLFMALVGWGAEAASRRHLRTFARLSGFFADRLRGLSTLKLHGRAQAEAEAVAQASDTLRDRTLAVLRIAFLSSAVLEFFAALGVAGVAVYIGLSYLGYLNLRGQALSLQAGFFCLLMAPEVYTPLRQFAAHYHDRAAARAAVAQIEASFDCLPAIDTPPPERPAGPPEARHQFARDAGISVLAGPLRLSLPQRPRPILDGLSLSIQAGEHVALLGASGAGKTTLLEVLARLQAAEGPLRLGGRLLAEWPEEDLRDQVVLIGQRPFLLQGSIADNIRLGRPDASPAEIADAARRACVTPFVSDLPQGLDSRIDPRGHGLSGGQAQRVALARLYLRDPGLILLDEPTAHLDDDTQKAVLDGLLSFARGRTLLLVTHSPTVAQRLTRRILLTNGLIEAAA; via the coding sequence GTGAACGATCGCTCCAGCCTGGAATACGACCCAGCCATCCTCCAGCCCGCAACGCCAGACCAGGCCCGATGGCTGCGGGATCTGGCGCGCCTGGCCCGGGCCCCACTGGCCCTCGCCTCGACAGCCCCCCTGCTGGCCGGCGGCCTGCTGGTGCTCCAGTCCTGGCTGTTGGCGCACGTCCTGGAAGCCGGCTTCGTCCAGAAGGCCAGCCGCGACGCCCTGCTGCAGCCGCTTGCCATGATCGCCGCGCTGATCCTGGCCCGTGCGGCACTGGCCTGGATGGCGGAGCGCGCGGGCGCTCGTGCGGCCGAACGCATCAAGCATGCCGTCCGCCGGACACTGATGCGCACCTTGCTGGCTGCCGGCCCCTCATGGACACGACGCCGGGCATCCGGCGAACTGGCGGGCGCGGTCGTCGAGCAGACCGAAGCCCTGGACGGCTATTTTTCCCGCTACCTGCCTTCCATGGCGGCCGCCGTCGTGCTACCGATCGCGTTTTCGCTCATCATTTTGCCCGTCGACCTCATCGCCGGTCTCCTGCTGCTGACAACCGCCCCGCTGATTCCGCTCTTCATGGCCCTGGTCGGCTGGGGCGCGGAAGCGGCCAGCCGGCGCCACCTGCGGACTTTCGCCCGGCTGTCGGGATTCTTTGCCGACCGGTTGCGCGGCCTGTCCACCCTGAAATTGCATGGCCGCGCACAGGCCGAAGCTGAAGCGGTCGCCCAGGCCAGCGATACGCTGCGCGACCGCACCCTGGCCGTCCTGCGTATCGCATTCCTGTCCTCCGCCGTGCTGGAATTCTTCGCCGCGCTCGGCGTGGCGGGCGTCGCCGTCTACATCGGCCTGAGCTACCTGGGCTACCTGAATCTGCGCGGACAGGCCCTGTCCCTCCAGGCGGGTTTCTTCTGCCTGCTGATGGCACCGGAGGTCTATACACCCCTGCGGCAGTTCGCCGCCCACTATCACGACCGGGCGGCCGCGCGGGCCGCCGTGGCCCAGATCGAAGCATCCTTCGATTGCCTCCCGGCCATCGACACGCCCCCGCCGGAGCGGCCAGCCGGTCCCCCCGAAGCGCGGCACCAGTTCGCGCGCGACGCCGGCATCTCCGTACTCGCCGGGCCGTTGCGGCTGAGCCTGCCGCAACGGCCCCGGCCTATCCTGGATGGTCTGTCGTTGTCGATCCAGGCGGGCGAGCACGTCGCCCTGCTGGGCGCCAGCGGCGCCGGCAAGACAACCTTGCTCGAAGTCCTGGCGCGGCTCCAGGCCGCCGAAGGCCCCCTAAGGCTCGGCGGGCGCCTCCTGGCCGAATGGCCAGAGGAGGATCTGCGCGATCAAGTCGTTCTGATCGGCCAGCGCCCCTTCCTGCTCCAGGGGTCGATCGCCGACAACATCCGGCTCGGGCGTCCCGATGCAAGCCCCGCAGAGATCGCCGACGCAGCGCGAAGGGCCTGCGTGACGCCATTCGTCAGCGATTTGCCGCAAGGCCTGGATAGCAGGATCGACCCCCGCGGACACGGCCTGTCCGGCGGACAGGCGCAGCGCGTTGCACTGGCCCGGCTATACCTTCGCGACCCCGGCCTCATCCTGCTCGACGAGCCCACTGCGCATCTGGACGACGACACGCAAAAAGCCGTTCTGGACGGTCTTCTGTCCTTCGCACGCGGGCGCACGCTGCTGCTAGTCACGCACTCGCCTACGGTCGCTCAACGACTGACCCGCCGCATCCTGCTGACGAACGGCCTCATCGAGGCGGCGGCATGA
- the lptA gene encoding lipopolysaccharide transport periplasmic protein LptA, which translates to MKISPLALFAALAACCLALSAQAAPAKGKSTQTKPEPDTVILSDTLHYDDLTKTSTFTGNVLLTRGAMTLRADKLVSHEDAQGNQFGTATADKGHVVTIRQENPEKFETLIATGQQADYVGQSGDITLTGQATVTRQICGQSFDNVRGARIIYHEKTGTYEAFGGQNSAAAGGRVRSLAQPQSRIDQAIAKCRAGRS; encoded by the coding sequence ATGAAAATTTCGCCTCTCGCCCTGTTTGCCGCATTGGCGGCCTGCTGCCTCGCGCTGTCGGCCCAGGCGGCCCCGGCCAAAGGCAAGTCCACCCAGACGAAACCCGAGCCGGACACGGTCATTTTGTCCGACACGTTGCATTATGACGACCTCACCAAGACCAGTACCTTCACCGGCAACGTGCTCCTGACCCGGGGCGCCATGACGCTGCGGGCCGACAAGCTCGTCTCGCACGAGGACGCCCAGGGCAACCAATTCGGCACGGCCACGGCAGACAAGGGGCATGTGGTCACGATCCGCCAGGAAAACCCGGAAAAGTTCGAAACCCTGATTGCCACCGGCCAGCAGGCTGACTACGTTGGCCAGTCCGGCGACATCACACTGACGGGGCAGGCCACGGTCACCCGCCAGATCTGCGGCCAGTCCTTCGACAACGTGCGGGGGGCGCGCATCATCTATCACGAGAAGACTGGCACCTACGAAGCTTTCGGCGGACAGAACTCCGCAGCCGCCGGCGGCCGTGTACGTTCCCTCGCCCAGCCTCAGTCCCGCATCGATCAGGCCATCGCCAAGTGCCGGGCAGGTCGTTCGTAA
- a CDS encoding PTS sugar transporter subunit IIA — protein MNLSSRILPPGNIVLDLAATSKKRAFEHAGLLFENNQGVARMSVFHSLLARERLGSTALGHEVAIPHGRLKDLREPHAAFIRLAAPIRFDANDGRTARLLFFLLIPEAATQMHLDLLASIARLMSDADVRQVLTQSTDSTAIHQLLLNGPHAQSTEHADHSRADS, from the coding sequence ATGAACCTGAGCTCTCGCATCCTGCCTCCGGGCAATATCGTCCTGGATCTGGCGGCCACCAGCAAAAAACGGGCTTTCGAACACGCAGGCCTGCTGTTCGAGAACAACCAAGGCGTGGCCCGCATGTCGGTCTTCCACAGCCTCCTGGCGCGTGAACGTCTGGGTTCGACCGCGCTCGGCCACGAAGTTGCAATTCCGCACGGACGCCTGAAAGACCTGCGAGAGCCCCACGCCGCCTTCATCCGGCTGGCCGCCCCCATCCGTTTCGACGCAAACGATGGCCGCACAGCCCGTCTGCTGTTCTTTCTGCTGATCCCCGAAGCCGCCACACAGATGCATCTGGACCTGCTGGCCAGCATCGCGCGCCTGATGTCGGACGCCGACGTCCGCCAGGTACTGACGCAGTCCACGGACTCCACCGCCATCCATCAACTCCTCCTGAACGGCCCCCACGCCCAGTCCACCGAACATGCTGACCATTCAAGAGCTGATTCGTGA
- the cydC gene encoding thiol reductant ABC exporter subunit CydC, with product MGRGRLLIQVYRRHWPSLAATIALALLTAAAGAGLLGVAGWFLTGAALAGAASASAAQTFNLFAPSALVRGFSFIRIGARYAERLAGHTATLRLLAELRGTIFLALARLSPRQLARYRAGDLVARLTSDVDALDTLFLSLMAPLLSALMAGLALTACLVWQLPAAAWIVATAFLAACLLVPAILLYRTKAPGRAVQDSAAQLRAAIQEAAEGHADILALALSASVRQHFDETCRQASRARGVQASLSASGQGLIQAATGAALLAILWAGLDAVAHGLMQPPVLAGLLLATLGLFETAGPVVRGAARMGATLAALTRIEAITGAEPDLQDPPAPTKLPSAGALQVRGVRYAYPEAPDRVVLDGIDLDFHPGSRTALTGASGSGKSTLLHLLLRLDDPQSGCIRFGGVDVRDCAQRDLHRRIALLAQDAPLFLGTIRTNLLIGDPQADDGSLWHALDAARLGGFVRSLPHGLDTWIGETGAGLSVGQARRLTLARVLLSPADVLLLDEPTAGLDADTEAEFLADLPRATRGRTVVLATHACLPPGTVDQSISLEAPDQHRRQRSPEAREPSRPQTPA from the coding sequence ATGGGCCGCGGACGCCTTCTGATCCAGGTCTACCGACGTCATTGGCCAAGCCTGGCCGCCACCATCGCCCTGGCCCTGCTGACTGCGGCGGCCGGCGCGGGCCTGCTGGGCGTCGCTGGCTGGTTCCTGACCGGCGCGGCCCTGGCCGGGGCCGCTTCGGCGAGCGCGGCCCAGACCTTCAACCTGTTCGCGCCCTCGGCGCTGGTGCGCGGGTTCTCATTCATCCGCATCGGCGCCCGCTATGCGGAACGCCTGGCCGGCCATACGGCGACATTGCGCCTGCTCGCGGAACTGCGTGGCACGATCTTTCTCGCCCTGGCCCGCCTGTCGCCGCGCCAGCTCGCACGCTATCGCGCAGGCGACCTGGTGGCACGCCTGACCTCCGACGTCGACGCGCTGGATACATTGTTCCTGTCCCTGATGGCCCCGCTGCTGAGCGCCCTGATGGCGGGTCTGGCACTGACGGCATGTCTGGTCTGGCAGTTGCCGGCCGCCGCCTGGATCGTCGCCACAGCCTTCCTGGCCGCCTGCCTGCTGGTCCCGGCCATCCTGCTATACCGGACCAAAGCGCCGGGCCGGGCAGTACAGGACAGCGCGGCGCAATTGCGGGCAGCGATACAGGAAGCAGCCGAAGGTCATGCGGACATCCTCGCGCTGGCGCTCTCGGCGTCAGTCCGCCAGCATTTCGACGAAACCTGCCGCCAGGCATCCCGTGCCCGCGGCGTCCAGGCCAGCCTGAGCGCTAGCGGCCAGGGCCTGATCCAGGCTGCCACCGGTGCAGCCCTGCTGGCCATCCTGTGGGCCGGCCTGGATGCCGTCGCGCACGGCCTGATGCAGCCCCCCGTGCTGGCTGGGCTGCTGTTGGCCACCCTGGGCCTGTTCGAAACCGCGGGCCCCGTCGTCCGGGGCGCGGCGCGCATGGGCGCTACGCTTGCGGCGTTGACGCGCATCGAGGCCATCACAGGGGCGGAACCCGACCTGCAGGATCCGCCGGCGCCCACCAAGCTGCCATCGGCGGGCGCCCTGCAGGTTCGGGGCGTGCGCTATGCCTATCCGGAAGCTCCGGACAGGGTGGTCCTGGACGGTATCGATCTCGACTTCCATCCCGGAAGCCGCACCGCCCTGACCGGAGCCAGCGGCTCGGGAAAATCCACCCTGCTTCACCTGCTGCTGCGTCTGGACGACCCCCAATCCGGCTGCATCCGCTTCGGCGGAGTCGATGTGCGCGACTGCGCCCAGCGCGACCTGCATCGCCGCATCGCCCTGCTGGCCCAGGATGCGCCGCTGTTCCTCGGTACGATCCGGACCAACCTGCTGATCGGCGATCCGCAGGCCGACGACGGGTCCTTGTGGCATGCCCTTGACGCCGCGCGCCTGGGCGGCTTCGTCCGCAGCCTGCCGCACGGCCTGGATACCTGGATCGGGGAAACGGGGGCCGGCCTTTCGGTCGGACAGGCACGCAGGCTGACCCTGGCACGAGTGCTGTTGTCGCCTGCGGACGTTCTGTTGCTGGACGAGCCGACCGCTGGTCTGGACGCCGACACGGAGGCGGAATTCCTGGCCGACCTGCCCCGGGCCACCCGGGGCCGTACCGTCGTGCTGGCCACGCATGCGTGCCTGCCGCCCGGCACCGTCGATCAGTCCATTTCCCTGGAGGCCCCAGATCAGCACAGGCGACAACGCAGCCCTGAGGCTCGTGAGCCATCCAGGCCGCAAACCCCGGCCTGA
- the raiA gene encoding ribosome-associated translation inhibitor RaiA has protein sequence MSLTITGRHLEITPAIREYVHTKTARILRHFDQVIDTQVLLSIEPLKHTAEITMRLRGKDLHCEASDDNLYAAIDLLVDKVDRQVIKYKSKAQTYAHEPPKRQEILAE, from the coding sequence ATGAGCCTGACAATCACCGGTCGTCATCTGGAAATCACCCCAGCCATCCGCGAATACGTCCACACCAAGACTGCGCGCATCCTACGGCACTTCGATCAGGTCATCGACACCCAGGTCCTGCTCTCGATAGAGCCCCTGAAACACACCGCAGAAATCACCATGCGCCTGCGCGGCAAGGACCTGCACTGCGAAGCCTCGGATGACAACCTGTATGCGGCCATCGATCTGCTGGTCGACAAAGTCGACCGCCAGGTGATCAAATACAAATCCAAGGCTCAGACCTACGCTCATGAACCCCCCAAACGTCAGGAAATTCTGGCGGAATGA
- the lptB gene encoding LPS export ABC transporter ATP-binding protein translates to MSTTAASISESEPPRARGSLQAIGLGKSFGRRAVVQDVSLSVDSGEVVGLLGPNGAGKTTSFYMIVGLIPADTGRILIDHHDVTGVPMHRRARLGLSYLPQDASVFRRLTVEQNIRAVLELQRDSQGHALSAHAIEERLESLIDELQIEHIRRNMAISLSGGERRRVEIARALATHPRFILLDEPFAGVDPIAVIEIQRIVQFLKGRNIGVLITDHNVRETLGICDRAYIISEGRVLTSGHPSDIVDNEAVRQVYLGKNFRM, encoded by the coding sequence ATGTCCACCACCGCAGCATCCATTTCCGAATCCGAGCCGCCCCGCGCCCGCGGCAGCCTGCAGGCCATCGGCCTGGGCAAAAGCTTTGGCCGCCGAGCCGTGGTCCAGGACGTCTCCCTGTCGGTCGACAGCGGCGAAGTCGTCGGCCTGCTGGGCCCCAACGGCGCGGGCAAGACCACCAGCTTCTATATGATCGTGGGGCTGATCCCGGCCGATACCGGCCGCATCCTCATCGACCACCACGACGTCACGGGGGTGCCCATGCACCGCCGCGCCCGCCTGGGGCTATCCTACCTGCCGCAGGACGCCTCGGTATTTCGCCGCCTGACGGTCGAACAGAACATCCGCGCGGTCCTGGAACTGCAGCGCGACTCGCAGGGCCACGCTCTGTCGGCCCATGCCATCGAAGAGCGCCTGGAATCCCTGATCGACGAACTGCAGATCGAGCACATCCGCCGCAATATGGCGATTTCCTTGTCGGGCGGCGAGCGCCGCCGCGTGGAAATTGCCCGCGCCCTGGCCACGCATCCACGCTTCATTCTGCTGGATGAACCCTTCGCGGGGGTCGACCCGATCGCGGTCATCGAGATCCAGCGTATCGTGCAATTTCTGAAGGGCCGCAATATCGGCGTGCTGATCACCGATCACAACGTGCGCGAAACGCTGGGGATTTGCGATCGCGCCTACATCATCAGTGAAGGCCGGGTGCTGACCAGCGGCCACCCCAGCGATATCGTGGACAACGAGGCCGTGCGCCAGGTCTATCTGGGAAAGAATTTTCGGATGTAA
- the hprK gene encoding HPr(Ser) kinase/phosphatase yields the protein MLTIQELIRDNAEKISFTWLAGQAAAAQRPVPDSRDAAADLVGHLNLIHPSRIQVFGTEEISYYRRLDSKRRRHHLEELVAGGVPAIVLAGGTQAPDDLRAFCLEQDIPLVGTPTDAAHLIDLLRVYLGKRMAPKTTVHGVFMDVLGLGVLITGESGLGKSELALELISRGHGLVADDAVELSRTAPNFVEGQCPSLLQNLLEVRGLGLLDIRTIFGETSVRRKMKIKLIVHLVRMTPDNFERLPMKDEYQDILGIPIRRVMLQVAAGRNLAVLVEAAVRNTILSLRGIDTMGEFIERQALAIMESTQEKRP from the coding sequence ATGCTGACCATTCAAGAGCTGATTCGTGACAACGCCGAAAAGATCTCCTTCACCTGGCTAGCCGGGCAGGCTGCGGCCGCCCAACGGCCGGTGCCCGATTCCCGGGACGCGGCCGCCGATCTGGTCGGCCACCTGAATCTGATCCACCCCAGCCGCATCCAGGTCTTCGGCACCGAGGAAATCTCCTATTACCGGCGTCTCGACTCGAAACGCCGGCGTCACCACCTGGAAGAACTGGTCGCCGGCGGCGTCCCCGCGATCGTACTGGCAGGTGGGACCCAGGCACCCGACGACCTGCGGGCCTTCTGCCTGGAACAGGACATCCCGCTGGTCGGCACGCCGACCGATGCCGCCCACCTGATCGACCTGCTGCGCGTCTATCTGGGCAAACGCATGGCGCCCAAGACCACGGTGCACGGCGTCTTCATGGACGTGCTGGGTCTGGGTGTGCTGATCACGGGCGAATCCGGGCTGGGAAAAAGCGAACTGGCTCTGGAACTGATCTCCCGAGGGCACGGCCTGGTGGCCGACGACGCGGTGGAACTCTCCCGTACGGCGCCCAATTTCGTCGAGGGCCAATGCCCGTCACTACTGCAGAACCTGCTGGAAGTGCGCGGCCTGGGTCTACTGGACATTCGCACCATCTTCGGCGAAACATCCGTGCGGCGGAAGATGAAGATCAAGCTCATCGTCCACCTGGTGCGCATGACCCCGGACAACTTCGAACGCCTGCCCATGAAGGACGAATACCAGGACATCCTGGGCATTCCCATCCGCCGGGTCATGCTGCAGGTGGCCGCCGGCCGCAATCTGGCCGTGCTGGTCGAGGCGGCCGTGCGCAACACCATCCTC
- a CDS encoding adenine phosphoribosyltransferase: MQTDPAQYIRDMIRTVSDWPKPGIQFRDITPILQDPRSFRVLIDLFVYRYMRQRLDLVAGIDARGFIVGSVLAYELNLGFVPVRKQGKLPYRTVVEEYALEYGNASVEMHTDSVRPGQRVLLIDDLIATGGTMMAASRLLQRLGANVAEAAAIIDLPDLGGSKAVRDSGLPVYTVCEFETGAEE; encoded by the coding sequence ATGCAAACCGATCCGGCCCAATACATCCGTGACATGATCCGCACCGTGTCCGATTGGCCGAAACCCGGCATCCAGTTCCGGGATATCACCCCCATCCTGCAGGATCCGCGCTCGTTTCGGGTGCTGATCGACCTGTTCGTCTACCGTTACATGCGTCAACGCCTGGACCTCGTCGCCGGGATCGATGCGCGGGGATTCATCGTCGGGTCCGTCCTGGCCTACGAATTGAATCTGGGCTTCGTGCCGGTGCGCAAACAGGGCAAGCTGCCCTATCGGACAGTGGTAGAGGAATACGCACTGGAATACGGCAATGCCTCCGTCGAGATGCACACCGATTCGGTGCGCCCCGGTCAGCGCGTCCTGCTGATCGACGACCTGATCGCCACCGGCGGCACGATGATGGCGGCATCGCGCCTGCTGCAGCGCCTGGGCGCCAATGTGGCCGAAGCCGCCGCGATCATCGACCTGCCCGACCTGGGCGGCTCGAAGGCAGTCCGCGATTCGGGGTTGCCCGTCTACACGGTCTGCGAGTTCGAAACCGGCGCCGAGGAATAG
- the lptC gene encoding LPS export ABC transporter periplasmic protein LptC: MKDRLPGLVAVLLLGLLVLGTWWASDYALRSIQIDPPRRMTHERDSWAKQFVMVRTDPRGHAIDRLEGTTMEHFPDTDNYEITAPRAVGHKPNSPITVGTALRGTLDQHGDRIVLDGNAHLQRLPDAEHKQLDVRSEQLIIEPNKDLVHTDLPALVVNGNSTMRGQGMRYDNRTRQLTVKAASDVKISGEDQANSNAGPKKATKP, translated from the coding sequence ATGAAAGACCGACTGCCCGGACTGGTCGCGGTGCTGCTGCTGGGCCTGCTGGTGCTGGGCACCTGGTGGGCGTCGGACTATGCCTTGCGTTCGATCCAGATCGACCCACCCCGGCGCATGACGCACGAGCGCGACTCCTGGGCCAAGCAGTTCGTCATGGTGCGCACCGATCCACGGGGACATGCCATCGACCGCCTGGAAGGCACCACGATGGAACATTTCCCCGATACGGACAACTACGAGATCACCGCCCCCCGAGCCGTGGGCCATAAGCCGAATTCGCCCATCACGGTCGGCACGGCCCTGCGCGGCACACTGGATCAGCATGGCGACCGCATTGTGCTCGATGGCAACGCCCACCTGCAGCGCCTGCCCGACGCCGAGCACAAGCAGCTGGATGTGCGCAGCGAACAGCTGATCATCGAACCCAACAAAGACCTGGTGCATACCGACCTGCCGGCGCTGGTCGTCAACGGCAATTCGACCATGCGCGGCCAGGGCATGCGCTACGATAACCGCACCCGACAGCTGACGGTCAAGGCCGCCAGCGACGTGAAAATCTCCGGCGAAGATCAGGCGAACAGCAACGCCGGACCCAAAAAGGCCACCAAACCATGA
- a CDS encoding KpsF/GutQ family sugar-phosphate isomerase — protein MHPHPQPSPAAVRASAHRTFDIEIQALQALQGRIDDRFGQAVSMILDCPGRVVVTGIGKSGHIARKIAATLASTGTPAFFMHAAEAIHGDLGMLTGQDILLAISYSGSAQELITIISVAKRMGTRIIAVTGHADSELARNADLSLDAAVDHEACPLNLAPTASTTAALVLGDAMAVACLEARGFDREDFARSHPGGALGRRLLTSVADIMRSGTALPRVRPDTLIPDALTEMSSKGMGMTIVLEDDRPVGIFTDGDLRRMIAQHGDIRALPVSAGMSRHPKTIAADAPAIEAASVMDANKLSQMLVLDADGLLLGALHMHDLLAAKVI, from the coding sequence ATGCATCCCCATCCCCAGCCCAGCCCAGCTGCGGTCCGCGCCAGCGCGCATCGCACGTTCGACATCGAGATCCAGGCACTGCAAGCCCTGCAAGGCCGCATCGACGACCGTTTCGGGCAGGCCGTATCCATGATCCTGGACTGCCCGGGGCGGGTGGTCGTCACGGGCATCGGCAAATCCGGCCACATCGCGCGCAAAATCGCGGCCACGCTGGCCTCGACAGGCACGCCGGCGTTCTTCATGCATGCCGCCGAGGCCATCCATGGCGACCTCGGGATGCTGACCGGCCAGGACATCCTGCTGGCGATCTCGTATTCCGGCTCGGCCCAGGAACTGATCACCATCATTTCCGTGGCCAAGCGCATGGGCACGCGCATCATCGCCGTGACGGGCCATGCGGATTCGGAACTGGCCCGCAACGCGGATCTCAGCCTGGACGCCGCGGTGGATCACGAGGCCTGCCCGCTGAACCTGGCACCGACCGCCAGCACCACGGCCGCGCTGGTTCTGGGCGATGCCATGGCGGTCGCCTGCCTGGAGGCCCGCGGCTTCGACCGCGAGGATTTCGCACGCTCGCACCCCGGTGGCGCCCTGGGGCGCCGCCTGCTGACATCGGTGGCCGACATCATGCGCAGCGGCACTGCCCTGCCGCGCGTGCGCCCCGATACGCTGATACCCGATGCGCTGACGGAAATGTCCTCGAAAGGCATGGGCATGACCATCGTGCTGGAAGACGACCGGCCCGTCGGCATCTTCACCGACGGCGACCTGCGCCGCATGATCGCCCAGCACGGCGACATCCGCGCGCTGCCGGTATCGGCCGGCATGAGCCGGCACCCGAAAACGATCGCGGCGGACGCCCCGGCCATCGAGGCGGCCAGCGTCATGGACGCCAACAAACTGAGCCAGATGCTGGTGCTGGACGCCGACGGGCTATTATTGGGGGCTTTGCACATGCACGATCTTCTTGCCGCAAAGGTCATCTGA